A section of the Lynx canadensis isolate LIC74 chromosome A1, mLynCan4.pri.v2, whole genome shotgun sequence genome encodes:
- the SERTM1 gene encoding LOW QUALITY PROTEIN: serine-rich and transmembrane domain-containing protein 1 (The sequence of the model RefSeq protein was modified relative to this genomic sequence to represent the inferred CDS: inserted 2 bases in 2 codons; deleted 1 base in 1 codon), translating to MSEPGSSSVFSGNVENGTFLELFPTSLSTSVDPSSGHLSNVYIYVSIFLSXLAFLLLLLIIALQRLKNIISSSSSYPEYPSDAGSSFTNLEVCSISSXRSTFSNLSS from the exons ATGTCTGAACCTGGCTCTTCATCTGTATTTTCG GGTAACGTGGAGAATGGAACTTTCCTTGAGCTCTTTCCTACATCCCTGTCCACATCGGTAGACCCTTCCTCAGGCCACCTGTCAAATGTCTACATCTATGTGTCCATATTCCTTA CTTTAGCgtttctgcttctgcttttaaTCATTGCCCTCCAGAGGCTCAAAAATATCATCTCTTCCAGTTCCTCCTACCCAGAGTACCCGAGTGATGCTGGTAGTTCTTTCACCAATTTGGAAGTCTGTAGTATTTCCT CAAGGTCCACTTTCTCAAACCTTTcctcatga